The following are from one region of the Paenibacillus protaetiae genome:
- a CDS encoding DeoR/GlpR family DNA-binding transcription regulator: MLAADRHRHIVEELERKGSVKVSELSERFKVTEKTVREDLEKLEEKGLLRRIHGGAVLESEGELLPLQLPNVKHQKEKAAIAEMALAHIEPNDIIALDAGSTTLEIARRLRNMPLTVLTNDLLIIRELTAKEQIRLVVPGGYRHHNLLIGTDSHDWIRKLNVHKLFLSATGIHPEYGLTIFTEELAALKRVYLECAKEVYCLADHSKFDRGALITFASLEDVDCIITDQAIDQAVVDKYESAGVRILRA; the protein is encoded by the coding sequence ATGCTTGCAGCGGATCGCCATCGCCATATTGTAGAAGAGCTGGAGCGGAAGGGCAGCGTGAAGGTGTCCGAGCTCAGCGAGCGGTTTAAAGTAACGGAAAAGACGGTGCGCGAGGATCTGGAGAAGCTGGAGGAAAAAGGGCTGCTTCGCCGTATACACGGCGGGGCGGTTCTGGAGTCGGAGGGCGAGCTGCTTCCGCTCCAGCTGCCCAACGTCAAGCACCAGAAGGAGAAAGCGGCGATTGCCGAAATGGCGCTCGCCCACATCGAGCCCAACGATATTATTGCGCTTGATGCCGGCAGCACGACGCTCGAAATCGCCCGCCGGCTGCGCAACATGCCGCTGACCGTGCTGACGAACGATTTGCTTATTATCCGGGAGCTGACGGCGAAGGAGCAGATCCGGCTTGTTGTGCCGGGCGGTTACCGCCATCATAATCTGCTGATCGGAACGGATTCGCATGACTGGATCCGGAAGCTGAACGTCCATAAGCTGTTTTTGTCGGCGACCGGCATTCACCCGGAATACGGGCTGACGATTTTTACCGAAGAGCTGGCAGCTTTAAAAAGGGTTTACCTGGAATGCGCCAAGGAAGTTTATTGCCTTGCCGATCACAGCAAGTTTGACCGCGGGGCGCTTATTACGTTCGCCAGCCTTGAAGATGTAGACTGCATTATTACGGACCAAGCGATCGACCAGGCGGTTGTGGACAAATATGAAAGCGCCGGCGTTCGTATTTTGCGGGCTTAG
- a CDS encoding alpha/beta hydrolase has product MDHPIRDIEVSSRYGVPLTETFMLHAQSGLSYRILVYKPQTAAPEAGYPALFALDGNSCFGSLAEAMRLQSRHPQQGLVPGMIVGIGYESDEPFVVNRRFYDYTLKGRQAGLRPDGTPWPEGGGAEAFLAFIECELKPELARRYPMDFRRQALFGHSLGGLFTLYALAEKPQSFSHYVAGSPSVWWNDYELLQRMPDLRRSLREQGLQAKLMIAAGAGEKAAILEGAFRANELLAGEAGGELEVDYHLFEGETHVSVIHPLISRMLRFVFPLQANA; this is encoded by the coding sequence ATGGACCATCCAATACGCGACATTGAAGTTTCCAGCCGGTACGGCGTTCCGCTGACCGAAACGTTTATGCTGCATGCGCAGTCCGGCTTAAGCTACCGCATTCTCGTATATAAACCGCAGACGGCCGCGCCGGAAGCCGGGTATCCGGCGTTATTTGCATTGGACGGCAACTCCTGCTTCGGCTCGCTGGCCGAAGCGATGCGGCTGCAGTCGCGCCATCCGCAGCAAGGGCTTGTTCCCGGCATGATTGTGGGAATCGGTTATGAATCCGATGAGCCGTTTGTCGTGAACCGGCGTTTCTATGACTATACGTTAAAAGGCCGGCAGGCCGGGCTGCGCCCGGACGGCACGCCTTGGCCGGAAGGGGGAGGAGCGGAAGCGTTCCTGGCTTTTATCGAGTGCGAGCTGAAGCCGGAGCTGGCGCGCCGTTACCCGATGGACTTCCGCAGGCAGGCTTTGTTCGGCCATTCGCTAGGCGGCTTGTTTACGCTGTACGCACTGGCGGAGAAGCCGCAGTCGTTCAGCCATTATGTTGCGGGCAGCCCTTCCGTCTGGTGGAACGATTACGAGCTGCTGCAGCGGATGCCGGACTTGCGCCGAAGCTTGCGGGAACAAGGCTTGCAGGCGAAGCTGATGATCGCAGCGGGCGCCGGGGAGAAGGCGGCGATACTCGAAGGAGCGTTCCGCGCGAATGAGCTGCTGGCCGGAGAAGCCGGCGGAGAGCTTGAAGTGGACTATCATCTGTTTGAAGGGGAGACGCATGTTTCCGTCATTCATCCGCTTATCAGCCGTATGCTGCGGTTTGTGTTTCCGCTCCAGGCGAACGCCTAA
- a CDS encoding helix-turn-helix domain-containing protein, translating into MNKPETILAFAAPPVPYFIECGIAVYDPGDQHPSRKQLGLFDFIVIERGSLHIGEENKQWTLQAGQSLVLRPDLYHYSVKPCEEACSFYWVHFHTAGKWQEGSGESFCWNQDEHLRKFMSPPYYLHLPKYWSMPYPNETYRLMERLVRASGERQSSAFWSRQQTFEELLRMMDLRQLEQYAPPAIVVAEKTEAYLRNHYQSGVTSQSLSEALHYHYNYITRCMKQVYGMTPGEYLTHYRLEQAKLLLLKTEWPIAEIGRFVGFENIPYFTNSFTAKNGMSPRQFRQSYSMQ; encoded by the coding sequence GTGAACAAACCTGAAACGATTCTTGCTTTTGCCGCTCCGCCGGTCCCTTATTTTATCGAATGCGGCATAGCGGTCTACGATCCGGGCGATCAGCATCCAAGCCGGAAGCAGCTTGGCTTGTTTGATTTTATTGTGATCGAGCGCGGCTCCTTGCATATTGGGGAAGAAAATAAACAGTGGACGTTACAAGCCGGCCAGTCGCTTGTGCTTCGCCCCGATTTGTACCATTATTCGGTGAAGCCGTGCGAAGAGGCATGCAGCTTTTATTGGGTGCATTTTCACACAGCCGGCAAGTGGCAGGAAGGGAGCGGCGAAAGCTTTTGCTGGAACCAGGACGAGCATCTGCGCAAGTTTATGTCGCCGCCGTATTATCTTCACCTGCCCAAATATTGGAGCATGCCTTATCCGAATGAAACGTACCGGCTGATGGAACGACTGGTCAGAGCTTCCGGCGAACGGCAGTCCAGCGCCTTTTGGAGCCGTCAGCAGACGTTCGAGGAACTGCTCCGCATGATGGACCTGCGCCAGTTGGAGCAATACGCGCCTCCCGCCATCGTAGTGGCGGAAAAAACGGAAGCGTATTTAAGAAACCATTATCAATCCGGGGTGACAAGCCAGTCGTTATCGGAGGCGCTGCATTATCATTACAATTACATTACCCGATGCATGAAGCAGGTGTACGGCATGACGCCGGGCGAATATTTGACGCATTACCGGCTGGAGCAGGCGAAGCTGCTGCTGCTCAAAACCGAATGGCCGATTGCGGAGATCGGCCGGTTCGTAGGCTTCGAGAACATTCCTTATTTTACAAATAGCTTTACAGCCAAAAACGGCATGTCGCCCCGCCAGTTTCGCCAGTCTTACTCCATGCAATAA
- the kduD gene encoding 2-dehydro-3-deoxy-D-gluconate 5-dehydrogenase KduD, whose protein sequence is MGYFDLTGKVAVVTGAGRGLGEAIAVGLAEAGADLVLVTNSTPADSTAAKVRELGRKAITIQANVAELNKLPGIIEQAVEAFGRIDILVNNAGIIRRTPAAEHSYKDWEDVLNVNLNSVFVLSQEAGKRMIAQGSGKIINIASMLSFQGGINVPGYTASKHAVAGLTKEMGNEWASKGVQVNAIAPGYMATDNTEALRDDPVRSQQILDRIPAGRWGTGQDLAGAAVFLASSASDYMSGHVLCVDGGWMNR, encoded by the coding sequence GTGGGGTATTTTGACTTGACGGGTAAAGTAGCCGTTGTAACCGGCGCAGGCCGGGGCCTTGGCGAAGCAATAGCAGTTGGCCTGGCGGAAGCGGGGGCGGACCTGGTGCTCGTAACGAACAGTACACCGGCGGATTCGACAGCCGCCAAAGTGCGGGAGTTAGGCCGGAAAGCGATTACGATTCAAGCGAACGTAGCCGAGCTGAACAAGCTGCCTGGCATTATTGAGCAGGCGGTGGAGGCTTTTGGCCGCATCGACATCCTTGTGAACAATGCGGGAATTATCCGCCGCACGCCGGCTGCCGAGCACAGCTACAAGGATTGGGAGGATGTGCTGAACGTCAACCTCAATTCCGTTTTTGTATTGAGCCAGGAAGCAGGCAAACGGATGATTGCTCAAGGCTCGGGCAAAATCATCAACATCGCCTCCATGCTGTCGTTCCAGGGCGGCATTAATGTGCCGGGTTATACGGCAAGCAAACATGCGGTAGCCGGCCTGACCAAGGAAATGGGCAATGAATGGGCGTCCAAGGGCGTCCAGGTGAACGCTATCGCTCCGGGTTATATGGCGACGGACAACACGGAAGCGCTGCGTGACGATCCGGTCCGCAGCCAGCAAATTTTGGACCGTATCCCAGCGGGACGCTGGGGAACCGGCCAAGACCTTGCGGGCGCGGCAGTATTCCTTGCCTCTTCGGCATCCGACTACATGAGCGGCCACGTATTATGCGTGGACGGCGGCTGGATGAACCGTTAG
- a CDS encoding ABC transporter substrate-binding protein translates to MKKIALGLGLALLVLVLAACGSNNQNEAPQQTAAAETAAPEATPTASADAAGQTEGETKTIQYLGKSYVVPSQTDRIVITGALEAMEDSILLNVHPVGAISVGGEFPAMFSSIVDKAESVGEKTEPDFEKILQLKPDVILASTKFPAEVLEKLEKIAPTLPYSHVSTDWEANLTLLGELSGKQDEAAKQIADYKTKLDEVKGQLGDMSGKSVLAVRIRQGQVFVYSASTFFNPLLYQDLGLAVPEPVKAAKAQEAISVEKLAELNPDVLIVQFSPDENKDAPNAEKELERNPILKATNAVKNGQMLVNLVDPLAQGGTAYSKVAFLQAFAEHIAK, encoded by the coding sequence ATGAAAAAAATCGCTTTAGGATTAGGGCTTGCGCTGCTAGTGCTTGTACTGGCGGCATGCGGATCCAATAACCAAAACGAAGCGCCGCAGCAAACGGCGGCAGCTGAAACGGCAGCCCCGGAAGCAACGCCGACAGCAAGCGCAGATGCGGCCGGGCAGACCGAAGGTGAAACCAAAACGATCCAATACTTAGGCAAATCGTATGTAGTACCGTCCCAAACGGACCGCATCGTCATTACCGGCGCGCTGGAAGCGATGGAAGATTCCATTTTGCTTAATGTCCACCCGGTTGGCGCAATTTCCGTCGGCGGCGAATTCCCGGCTATGTTCAGCAGCATCGTGGACAAAGCGGAATCGGTTGGCGAAAAAACCGAACCGGATTTCGAGAAAATTTTGCAGTTGAAGCCGGATGTAATTTTAGCGTCGACGAAGTTCCCGGCGGAAGTGCTCGAGAAGCTGGAAAAAATCGCGCCAACCCTTCCGTATTCCCACGTATCGACCGATTGGGAAGCCAATCTGACGCTGCTTGGCGAGCTGAGCGGCAAGCAGGATGAAGCAGCTAAACAAATTGCTGATTATAAAACGAAGCTGGATGAAGTCAAAGGTCAGCTGGGCGATATGAGCGGAAAATCCGTCCTCGCCGTCCGTATTCGCCAAGGCCAAGTGTTCGTATATTCGGCATCCACTTTCTTTAACCCGCTCCTGTACCAGGACTTGGGGCTGGCTGTTCCGGAACCGGTGAAAGCGGCTAAAGCGCAAGAGGCCATTTCGGTGGAGAAGCTGGCGGAGCTGAACCCGGATGTGCTTATTGTCCAATTCTCGCCGGATGAGAACAAGGATGCTCCTAACGCGGAGAAGGAGCTGGAACGTAATCCGATTCTGAAAGCAACGAATGCTGTGAAAAACGGACAGATGCTGGTTAACCTGGTCGACCCGCTTGCACAAGGCGGCACGGCTTACAGCAAAGTAGCGTTCCTGCAGGCTTTTGCCGAACATATTGCCAAGTAA
- a CDS encoding glycoside hydrolase family 127 protein — MAEAASMERSRILPLTKVNVNDPFWNYYCNLVRHTVVPYQWEALNDRVEGAEPSGAVRNFKIAAGLEQGEFYGFVFQDSDLAKWLEATGYLLATSPDPELEAVADEMIDIIARAQHANGYLNTYFTIKKPGEQWTNLMDCHELYCAGHMIEAGVAYYKATGKRKLLDVVIRFADYINEVFGNEPGKLQGYDGHQEIELALVKLYETTGSRNYLNLSQFFIHARGTEPNFLVQETQSRNYESHWGFVHPKKIDTAYFQAHQPVREQEHAIGHAVRFVYMLSGMIDVAAETGDTGLFAACRRLWDNMTERQMYITGGIGSMAHGEAFSFDYDLPNDTVYAETCASIGLVFAAQRMLRLEPHAKYADVLERALYNTVVGGMARDGKHFFYVNPLEADPKACNGGNKNYGHVKPVRQEWFGCACCPPNVARLLASLGSYLYTADNDTVYAHLYIGGEAEVELGGTTVVLKQQSELPWSGYVRFEVQPEQTAVFKLAFRLPVWSPSASITVNGQTYKAGTVNGYAVLERTWQAGDTVELALEMPVMRMHSHPLVRSNAGKTALQRGPLVYCLEQADNGEHLHELSLPKEAELSWRKAEDLLDGVVVIEAEGERLKAEDWGTALYSASAAPGTRLQPLLFIPYFAWANRGEGEMAVWVRES; from the coding sequence ATGGCGGAGGCAGCATCGATGGAACGGTCAAGAATACTTCCTTTGACAAAAGTAAACGTAAACGATCCATTCTGGAATTATTATTGCAATCTGGTGCGGCATACCGTTGTTCCTTATCAGTGGGAGGCGCTTAACGACCGGGTGGAAGGCGCGGAGCCAAGCGGAGCGGTACGCAACTTTAAAATTGCCGCCGGTCTCGAGCAAGGGGAATTTTACGGCTTTGTGTTCCAGGACAGCGATTTGGCCAAATGGCTGGAAGCAACCGGCTATTTGCTTGCTACCAGCCCCGATCCGGAGCTGGAAGCCGTTGCCGATGAAATGATTGATATTATCGCGCGGGCGCAGCATGCAAACGGCTATTTGAACACCTATTTTACAATAAAAAAACCGGGCGAGCAGTGGACGAACCTGATGGACTGCCACGAGCTTTATTGTGCAGGGCATATGATTGAAGCCGGCGTAGCTTATTATAAAGCTACGGGCAAGCGGAAGCTGCTGGACGTTGTAATCCGTTTTGCAGATTATATCAATGAGGTATTTGGTAATGAGCCGGGCAAGCTGCAAGGTTATGACGGACATCAGGAAATCGAGCTGGCGCTGGTGAAGCTGTACGAAACGACCGGCAGCCGGAACTATTTGAATTTAAGCCAATTTTTTATTCACGCACGCGGGACGGAGCCGAATTTCCTTGTTCAGGAGACGCAAAGCCGCAACTATGAAAGTCATTGGGGTTTTGTCCATCCGAAAAAAATCGACACGGCTTATTTCCAGGCGCATCAGCCGGTCCGCGAGCAGGAGCATGCAATCGGGCATGCGGTCCGCTTCGTCTACATGCTGTCGGGCATGATTGACGTTGCGGCCGAGACCGGCGATACCGGATTGTTTGCGGCATGCCGCAGGCTGTGGGACAACATGACGGAACGCCAAATGTACATAACGGGCGGAATCGGCTCGATGGCGCATGGCGAAGCATTTTCCTTCGATTATGATTTGCCGAACGATACCGTCTATGCGGAAACTTGCGCATCGATCGGCCTTGTGTTTGCCGCGCAGCGAATGCTGCGGCTGGAGCCTCATGCCAAATACGCGGATGTGCTGGAGCGGGCGTTATATAACACGGTGGTCGGCGGCATGGCCCGCGACGGCAAACATTTCTTTTATGTTAATCCGCTTGAGGCAGATCCAAAAGCATGCAACGGCGGCAACAAAAACTACGGCCATGTGAAGCCGGTCCGTCAGGAATGGTTCGGCTGCGCCTGCTGCCCGCCTAATGTGGCAAGGCTGCTTGCTTCGCTCGGCAGCTATTTGTATACGGCGGACAACGATACGGTGTACGCCCATCTGTACATCGGCGGCGAAGCGGAAGTGGAGCTTGGCGGCACAACGGTTGTGCTGAAGCAGCAATCGGAGCTGCCGTGGAGCGGGTATGTCCGGTTTGAAGTGCAGCCGGAGCAAACAGCGGTATTCAAGCTGGCCTTCAGGCTGCCGGTATGGAGCCCGTCTGCGTCGATTACCGTCAACGGCCAGACATACAAGGCGGGAACCGTAAACGGCTACGCGGTATTGGAGCGCACATGGCAAGCCGGCGATACGGTAGAGCTGGCGCTGGAAATGCCGGTGATGCGCATGCACAGCCATCCGCTGGTGCGGAGCAATGCGGGCAAAACAGCGCTGCAGCGCGGACCGCTTGTGTACTGTCTCGAGCAAGCCGACAACGGCGAGCATCTGCATGAACTATCGCTGCCGAAGGAAGCGGAGCTGTCGTGGCGTAAAGCGGAGGATCTGCTGGACGGTGTAGTGGTCATCGAAGCCGAAGGCGAAAGGCTGAAGGCGGAGGATTGGGGCACAGCGCTGTACAGCGCTTCAGCGGCTCCGGGAACCAGACTTCAGCCGCTCCTGTTTATACCTTATTTCGCATGGGCGAACAGGGGAGAAGGAGAAATGGCAGTTTGGGTGCGGGAAAGCTAA
- the kduI gene encoding 5-dehydro-4-deoxy-D-glucuronate isomerase, with amino-acid sequence MEVRHTTNPTDIKQYDTARLRKEFLVQHLFVPNQINMVYTHYDRLVIGGAFPAGETLTLEDKDTLKTEYFLERREVGLLHIGGGEAVITVDGEVYELSKLEVLYVGKGKQNVQIASKNNDNPAKIYLVSALAHAEYPTRKMTEQEANPTHLGSLETSNERVLNKYIHEGGIQSCQLMLGVTSLKPGSIWNTMPTHVHDRRMEAYLYFDLNDDARVFHMMGEPSETRHLVVANEEAIISPPWSIHSGAGTSNYTFCWAMAGENYTFADQDFIPMKDVK; translated from the coding sequence ATGGAAGTACGTCATACGACAAATCCAACGGATATTAAGCAATACGATACGGCGCGCCTGCGCAAAGAGTTTCTCGTACAACATTTGTTTGTTCCTAACCAGATCAATATGGTATACACCCATTACGACCGGCTGGTTATCGGCGGCGCTTTCCCGGCTGGCGAGACGCTTACGCTGGAAGATAAAGATACGCTCAAAACGGAATATTTTCTGGAGCGCCGTGAAGTTGGCCTGCTGCATATCGGCGGCGGAGAAGCGGTCATTACGGTTGACGGCGAAGTGTACGAGCTGAGCAAACTGGAAGTGCTGTATGTCGGCAAAGGCAAGCAAAATGTACAAATCGCCAGCAAAAACAACGACAATCCTGCGAAAATTTATTTGGTTTCCGCGCTGGCGCACGCTGAATATCCGACCCGCAAAATGACGGAGCAGGAAGCCAATCCGACGCATCTTGGCTCGCTTGAAACATCAAACGAACGCGTCCTGAACAAATATATCCATGAAGGCGGCATCCAAAGCTGCCAGCTGATGCTGGGCGTTACAAGCCTGAAGCCGGGCAGCATCTGGAATACAATGCCTACCCACGTGCATGACCGCCGCATGGAAGCTTATCTGTATTTTGATTTGAACGATGACGCACGCGTGTTCCACATGATGGGCGAACCTTCGGAAACACGCCATCTCGTTGTGGCTAACGAGGAAGCGATTATTTCCCCGCCATGGTCGATTCATTCGGGCGCGGGCACAAGCAACTATACGTTCTGCTGGGCGATGGCAGGCGAAAACTATACGTTTGCCGATCAAGACTTTATTCCGATGAAAGATGTGAAATAA
- a CDS encoding FecCD family ABC transporter permease — protein MRRKRFIPAVIFVMAPVLAVLLVILSVMYGAKSITAGTVWDAVFHFDPGSVDHQIIRSSRLPRVVGAMLIGAFLAVSGALMQGMTRNYLASPSIMGVSDGSVFAVTTAVALFPGTHSVSLIAVSMIGSAIGTALVFGIASLIPQGLSPVKLAILGTVIGTFLSGTSAAIAAYFQMSQSISFWYNARLHQMDPELLKLSLPFAAVGLGLAFYLSKSVTVLSLGDDISSGLGQRTAVVKALVMLAVVILTGVSVALAGKIAFIGLIIPHIARMAAGVDYRIIIPLSAVMGGLFLALCDLLARFINSPFETPVGVVTAMFGVPFFLYLIKTRGGGKHG, from the coding sequence ATGCGCCGCAAACGTTTCATACCGGCTGTCATCTTCGTGATGGCGCCGGTTTTGGCTGTATTGCTTGTGATCCTGTCCGTCATGTACGGCGCAAAATCAATTACAGCCGGGACGGTATGGGACGCCGTGTTTCATTTCGATCCCGGCAGCGTGGATCATCAAATTATCCGCTCTTCGCGGCTGCCGCGTGTTGTCGGAGCTATGCTGATCGGCGCTTTTCTGGCGGTGTCGGGAGCGCTGATGCAGGGCATGACGCGGAACTATTTGGCGTCCCCTTCCATTATGGGAGTGTCCGACGGATCGGTGTTTGCGGTGACGACGGCAGTCGCTTTATTCCCTGGCACCCATTCCGTCAGTCTTATTGCCGTATCCATGATCGGCTCTGCCATCGGGACGGCGCTTGTGTTTGGCATTGCCAGCCTCATTCCGCAAGGGCTGTCGCCTGTTAAGCTAGCCATTTTGGGGACGGTGATCGGCACCTTCCTGAGCGGTACATCGGCGGCCATCGCCGCTTATTTTCAGATGTCGCAATCCATCAGCTTCTGGTATAACGCCAGGCTGCACCAGATGGATCCGGAGCTGCTGAAGCTGTCGCTGCCGTTTGCGGCCGTAGGGCTCGGGCTCGCTTTTTATTTGTCCAAATCGGTAACGGTGCTGTCGCTGGGCGATGATATTTCGTCCGGGCTTGGACAGCGGACAGCCGTCGTCAAAGCGCTGGTTATGCTTGCAGTTGTCATTTTGACGGGGGTATCGGTGGCGCTTGCCGGCAAAATCGCGTTTATCGGGCTTATTATTCCGCATATCGCCAGAATGGCGGCCGGAGTCGATTATCGTATCATTATTCCTTTATCGGCCGTCATGGGCGGCTTGTTCCTTGCTTTATGCGATTTGCTCGCCCGGTTCATTAACAGCCCGTTTGAAACGCCGGTCGGCGTCGTAACGGCTATGTTTGGAGTGCCTTTTTTCCTGTATTTAATCAAGACGAGAGGAGGCGGCAAACATGGCTGA
- a CDS encoding pentapeptide repeat-containing protein: protein MNLEARPLNLHMADISGSKWQDVKAEELAIDNVSLANTKVNNVNMSGMVMDDIHMGGVKISNANLSGLKIQHANLSHAVFDHIHLFGTAFHHIVLPKEGDAGYNPEGQYKPVSFQNSHLSHAQFNHCDLSHAEITDCDITGLKINGFLVSDLIQIAKKRDAVE, encoded by the coding sequence ATGAACTTGGAGGCGCGCCCGTTGAATTTGCACATGGCAGATATATCAGGCTCTAAATGGCAGGATGTGAAAGCGGAGGAACTCGCTATTGATAATGTCAGCTTGGCCAATACCAAAGTCAATAACGTCAACATGAGCGGAATGGTTATGGATGATATTCATATGGGCGGTGTCAAAATCTCGAACGCCAATCTGTCGGGATTAAAGATTCAGCACGCCAATTTAAGCCATGCCGTCTTTGATCACATCCATCTGTTCGGAACAGCCTTTCATCATATCGTTCTTCCTAAAGAAGGAGACGCCGGCTATAATCCGGAAGGGCAATACAAACCGGTCAGCTTCCAGAACAGCCATCTTTCCCATGCGCAGTTCAACCATTGTGATCTATCCCATGCTGAAATAACGGATTGCGACATTACCGGTTTAAAAATAAACGGTTTCCTGGTTTCGGATCTAATCCAAATTGCTAAGAAGCGAGACGCCGTTGAATAA
- a CDS encoding helix-turn-helix domain-containing protein, which yields MDDHAPYMPNSGIEYKSRPEEWIVRLRDVEMLAAGGGSLQQGQQLTYHFTLIALLSGEGQLKIGKKNYPMLPGTAYICWPGHTFGVVSADMSAAIIRFDLYREQSGAFTQLDGDSGQEGLLKEGAKSFDSGSRLADACRSMHAGWGSGQPLKRMQAQIGLQQLLLELLAASGGAADTREGLEQAKAYMEQHSSEALTMERLAAIAAVSPKYFAELFKKTYGVSAHEHMAQIRMAKAKRLMLHSGRKLRDIAHEVGYEDEFYFSRKFKKEHGLSPTQFMNRRKRKIAVYGPSVLIGYLLPLHVIPYAAPLHPKWADYYYDHFAADIPFHLDGFRQNYRKAANMDMLEEAKPELIMCPPGLEDWEKERLQAIAPYFELPEVHRGCWKNTLRSAADWLDERPEAERWITAFERGLALAKDQTAGELKDESVLFVCIVGDQLYASCSQGVEDILYNGLGIRRPCGAAFSGLYHTPLTVDQLSLTGADRIILLVRQDTESLEYWRKLRMSPGWLSLDVVRNGKLMQVSSSPWREYSPIALERMLGEAVQLFSGNCP from the coding sequence ATGGATGACCATGCTCCATACATGCCGAATAGCGGCATTGAATATAAAAGCCGGCCGGAGGAATGGATCGTCCGGCTGCGCGATGTCGAAATGCTGGCTGCAGGCGGCGGAAGTTTGCAGCAAGGGCAGCAGCTGACCTATCATTTTACGCTTATTGCACTGTTAAGCGGGGAAGGGCAGCTGAAAATCGGCAAAAAAAACTATCCGATGCTGCCGGGAACCGCATATATCTGCTGGCCCGGCCATACGTTTGGCGTGGTGTCCGCAGACATGTCCGCTGCAATTATCCGCTTTGATTTGTACCGGGAGCAATCCGGCGCATTCACTCAGCTGGATGGCGATTCCGGGCAGGAAGGACTACTCAAGGAAGGGGCTAAATCGTTTGATTCCGGGAGCAGGCTGGCCGACGCGTGCCGTTCCATGCACGCCGGCTGGGGCAGCGGCCAGCCGCTGAAGCGGATGCAGGCGCAGATCGGGCTGCAGCAGCTGCTGCTTGAGCTGCTCGCCGCATCCGGCGGAGCGGCGGATACGCGGGAGGGGCTGGAGCAAGCGAAGGCGTATATGGAGCAGCACAGTTCCGAAGCGCTGACGATGGAACGGCTGGCCGCGATTGCGGCGGTAAGCCCCAAATATTTTGCCGAGCTGTTCAAAAAAACGTACGGTGTCAGCGCCCATGAGCATATGGCGCAAATCCGGATGGCGAAAGCGAAACGGCTGATGCTCCATTCCGGGCGGAAGCTGCGCGATATTGCGCATGAGGTCGGGTATGAGGATGAATTTTATTTCAGCCGCAAGTTTAAAAAAGAACACGGCTTGTCGCCTACCCAATTCATGAACAGGCGCAAGCGGAAAATCGCCGTGTACGGCCCATCCGTCCTGATCGGCTACTTGCTGCCGCTGCATGTTATCCCTTATGCCGCGCCTCTGCATCCGAAATGGGCCGACTATTATTACGATCATTTTGCTGCGGACATTCCGTTTCATCTTGACGGCTTCCGCCAAAATTACCGCAAAGCGGCCAATATGGACATGCTGGAGGAAGCGAAACCAGAGCTGATCATGTGCCCGCCGGGACTGGAAGATTGGGAGAAGGAGCGGCTGCAGGCGATTGCGCCTTATTTTGAATTGCCGGAGGTGCACCGGGGCTGCTGGAAAAATACGCTGCGCTCCGCGGCGGACTGGCTGGATGAGCGGCCGGAAGCGGAACGGTGGATCACCGCTTTCGAACGGGGACTGGCTTTGGCCAAGGACCAAACGGCCGGCGAGCTGAAGGATGAGTCCGTGTTGTTTGTTTGTATTGTCGGCGATCAATTGTACGCGTCCTGCAGCCAGGGGGTGGAGGACATTCTCTATAACGGCCTGGGCATCCGCAGGCCATGCGGCGCCGCTTTTTCCGGCTTATACCATACGCCGCTTACCGTCGACCAGCTGTCCCTGACCGGCGCCGACCGGATCATTTTGCTTGTCCGTCAGGACACGGAGTCGCTTGAATACTGGCGGAAGCTGCGCATGTCGCCCGGCTGGCTGTCGCTGGATGTTGTGCGCAACGGGAAGCTGATGCAGGTGTCATCCAGCCCTTGGCGGGAATACTCCCCGATCGCCCTGGAGCGGATGCTTGGCGAAGCGGTGCAGCTTTTTTCCGGAAATTGTCCATGA